One Sphingobium sp. CAP-1 genomic region harbors:
- a CDS encoding NAD(P)-dependent alcohol dehydrogenase, protein MARIAIKAAVVERPGAPFQIERLEIDPPGPGQVLVRIRACGICHTDMVMRDGALPIPFPVVLGHEGAGIVEAVGSGVRHVGPGDAVLLSFHSCGVCPACHVHQPGYCSDFVPRNFLGIRQPGEGGLWRGGAPVGGNIFGQSAFASHALAHRDNVVKVDADLPLELLAPLGCGIQTGAGTVLETLRVAPGESIAILGAGAVGLSALMAAVIAGAGRIAVIDRHPHRLDLARELGATQAAGDLADLDGLFDYIVDTTGVLALLGPAVARLAQRGTLALVAAYPPGTGVLDAAAVMSMGRRIVGVVEGGVDPQRFIPRLIGYYREGRLPVDRLVRCYDFADVEAAFGLSQDGYVVKAVLCL, encoded by the coding sequence GGACAGGTGCTGGTGCGCATCCGCGCCTGTGGCATCTGCCACACCGACATGGTCATGCGCGACGGGGCGTTGCCGATCCCCTTTCCCGTCGTGCTGGGCCATGAAGGGGCGGGGATCGTGGAGGCGGTAGGATCGGGGGTGCGCCATGTCGGACCGGGCGACGCAGTGCTGCTGAGTTTCCACAGTTGCGGCGTCTGCCCGGCCTGCCATGTCCATCAACCGGGCTATTGCAGCGATTTCGTACCGCGCAATTTCCTGGGCATCCGCCAGCCGGGCGAAGGCGGCCTGTGGCGCGGAGGCGCGCCGGTTGGCGGCAACATCTTCGGCCAGTCGGCCTTTGCGAGCCATGCACTGGCGCATCGCGACAATGTGGTGAAGGTGGATGCCGACCTGCCCCTGGAATTGCTGGCCCCGCTGGGTTGCGGCATTCAGACGGGGGCAGGCACGGTGCTGGAGACGCTCCGGGTCGCGCCCGGCGAGAGCATCGCGATCCTGGGCGCGGGCGCGGTGGGCCTGTCGGCGCTGATGGCGGCGGTCATCGCCGGCGCAGGGCGGATCGCGGTGATCGACCGGCATCCCCATCGGCTCGATCTGGCACGGGAACTTGGGGCGACCCAAGCGGCGGGCGATCTGGCCGATCTGGATGGTCTGTTCGACTATATCGTTGATACGACGGGCGTTCTGGCGCTGCTGGGACCGGCGGTGGCCCGGCTGGCGCAGCGGGGAACGCTGGCGCTGGTGGCGGCCTATCCGCCCGGAACCGGGGTGCTGGACGCTGCTGCGGTCATGAGCATGGGCCGGCGCATCGTCGGGGTGGTGGAAGGCGGCGTCGATCCGCAGCGCTTCATCCCGCGCCTGATCGGCTATTATCGGGAGGGCCGATTACCGGTTGATCGTTTGGTTCGTTGCTATGATTTTGCTGATGTCGAGGCGGCGTTTGGGTTGTCGCAGGACGGGTATGTGGTGAAGGCGGTGCTTTGCCTGTGA